The Oreochromis niloticus isolate F11D_XX linkage group LG4, O_niloticus_UMD_NMBU, whole genome shotgun sequence DNA segment AATACTATTAAAACTCGGAAATAAAAATGGACGAGTCCATTCAGCTCAACACCCACGACGAGTCCAGATAGATCAAAACACAACTGCTCACAATTAAAACAAACCTGGTAGCATATCGCAATTGAACTGTAAATGAAATGGAAAGCAACAgttctgaagaaaaaaataaaagaagcatatttaaggttttctttaaaaacagagtCAGACTGAGCTTTAAATATGGACAAGTGTTGCTCCAATTAATAATTACAACCTGCTCAATTAACTGAGTAAGAACTGTTAAGACTGATCGACTACAACACGTCAGTTTGgataaatgatatttttcagTGACAGACACATGGTAATGTGCAGTGTCCTGGAAAGTATTCAACCCCCATTGGACCTTTATGTTTTATACTGGAACCATAACGGCTAATCTGGCTTTATAACTCCTTTACGGCCAAGTTAAAACAATCCCTATAAACCAATCTAAATTAAGTCCCAATATAAAACTAAACTGTTTACAGTTTGACACTACATTCTAAATCTGGAAGCCCAAACAGCTAGTTAGACAAGAAAAGCACCAGCATGCAATCGCAGTCTTGTGTTTTAGATTCGTGTTTAATCTAGACAGAATCTAGCTGAGGGAATATTCCGTCACGCCGAGGCTTAGATGAAGTCGATGTCAGTTATGTGTTGAAAAGCTTTACAACACACCCCAAAAGATGCAGTCTGTTAATTTCCAATAAATGTTGCTATGCTTCCTTACACCCCAATGTGTGTGAAAAGGTCCAATAGCATCTTTGTAATGTTGAAaagcaataaaacatgaaaaatccaAGGATTGAATACTTTATAGGCAgtgtaaatttcaaatgaaaaaacatGGGTATGTAACAAACTCTCAAATTTTCCAGcgacaaaaaaaagacattcataatggcttgattttttttgtttttcctgaaaaaATACCACCTCTTTAAGAACCAAATCATAAAATCTACATCGTAAGTCGAGGACAACACAACaatgttgtgaaaaaaaaaaagattaaatgaaAATTTTTGTAGAGTGCAATTTTCCAGTACCCCGCATGCCCTCCCCCCTGCCCACCTTCAGCCTTCAGGTGATCCACCGTACTGTGTTCTTTGGCTCAGCCTGTTCACAACTCAAGCCACCTGTCCTTAACTAATCATcagaataacaaaaataaaagactgaACGGGTAATCAATTACCCAACACATTAAAACTCTAACCTTAAACCACTGAAGCTGCAAGTCAAGATTGAAACCAGTGCAGAAATGTTCACGACATCACCAAACCAGTGGGATGCTGTTTTTGGCATACTGTCAGCGGCCCGTGCTGTGAGATGACTACTGCGCCGGGGATGGAATTGAACTGATTTCCAGATAGGGGCAGGGTCTCTCCTTCTGTACAGATCGCCAGCGCAGCAACATAAAGTGGGTGAGTGTGAAATGGATGAGGCAATGCAGGGGCTCCCTCTGGTGGTGGGAGGAGAGCAGGGTTGGCACAGTGGCAGAGCTCCCTGGACTCTTGGCTCAGCTCAGCGCTGCTCAGTTTGTCAGTGATGGCGCGTTTCAGTCTGAATCAGAGTCTGACGACCCCTGTGAGTTCGACTCACTGCTGCTGTCCTCCGACTTGTTCTCCTTGTCGTCTGCTTCATCGTCCTCTTCGTCCTCTTCGTCGTCATCGTCATCGTCCTCCTTCTTTAAACGAAAAGAAATATATACATGCATCTTCAGCAAAAACTCAAAACCACTGGTTGGAACTATCTAATGTATCTGAGCAAAGATAACactcacatcatcatcatcctcatcctcatcctcctcaCTGGAAGAGTCGCCTTCACTAGAAGCTTTCTCCTGCTCATCGTCgtcatcatcctcctcatcatcgtcatcatcctcGTCCTCCTCCGTATCCTGCAACAAGTGATTCCCCCCCTTTCAGATAATGCTAATAACATGactataaaaaaattaaagtttcTGCTCAACTCAGCTCCAAACAAAGAAATAAGTCTGTACTCACAGATTTCTTGGCCTTTGCCTTGGGGCCTCCTGGTTTTGCTGTAGTTCTTCTTTTCTGAATGATTTGGGAAATAATCGATCATTAAAATATATCAAAGACAGATCTTGCagcttcagctgtttgtaaaTGCTAGCTGTTACAACTCAAAAACACTCCTTACTTGTGAATTATATTCTTTGTAAGTGTTTCTCTCTTGCGAAGACAAACTCTGTGGAAAGACGGAAACAGATTTTTCCAAATGTCTCAAAAAAGATCTTGCCTCCCGCcccaccaaaaaaccccccccatCCATTAAATTCTTCTTACAGCAAGCCACTGTTCCAGTTGGACTTTGTACTGCCTTTGCTTCTCCTCAGCAATCTTCTTGTAGCGGTCCTTGTCCTTCAGTGGTAACCTCTGCCAGCGGCTGCCAATCTCAGCCATCCGCTCTTTCATTGGGAGGTGATTCAGCTCTCCATTGGACAGCATCTCCTGAGAGAACTTCTGATATCCATTTCTAGAGtcaaagcaaaaggaaaaaaaaaaaaagtcaggccTTCGAATCAGCTAAATCAGGCAGCACAGATGAGCTGAATGTCGCAAACTTACGATGGCGGTTTCTTGGGTTCACCCTCAAACTTCATCTTCTTCCCTGAGGCAATGGCAGCAGCAGGCGAGCGCATCTCACTTACTTCTCTCTGTTGAGGACAGGTAAATCAACATTTAGCTCTCACTGGTGTCATATAGAGAAATAGGAGATTTTATTGAGACTGTGTCTTAACCTCATATCTTTTCTGGTCCTCTGCTGCCTTTTTGATCCACAtaatcttctcttttttctccatGGTGCTCCAGGTTGCTTCCATTGCTTTCTGTGCCTTTGGCCGGTCGTTCTGCAAACCACATACAGGCATTAAATCCATTCCTGGGTATGTGCTATCTGTGTTTCCAGCACTCTGTCATCAACAGCATTACACATCTGTAGCTCATTGTTAACATCAGCATGATTATTAAGTAAATTTCTATTCACAAAAACATCCAAATATTTTAAAGATTTGCTATTATACTGAATAATGTGGGCTAAAATACAACAGCTAGTTTGTGGATACCTTAAATCTGGCTAGGTAGTCCCCTATAACACTCTGCTGCCAGATGTCTTGTGCATTTTTGGGCGGATCTGGGAGTCGACTGCGgtcctctttttccttcttctcaGATTCTGCCTTCAACACCGATTCTAAGCGTTTAAACTTCTCCTaaatcattagagaaatccagcacatcacaaaataattgaaaaatCCCACTTTCAGAATAACCTTTGAACTTGAAAGTCTACTGATGTGGCATTTCTGTTCCATAAACTAACATGTTACCTTCTTCTTATCTGGCAGCTCGTTCCACATGCGAGCAAGAAGTCTTGTGATCTCACTGTCAGCAAGTTCTGGCCGCTCCTGCTGCAGTTTGGGACGTTTCTCCTCAGCAAATATGAACATGGCTGAAATTGGTCTTTTGGGTTTTTCTGGATTTGCCTGCACGTTCCACGTGAGAATATCAGAATAATACACGAACGCATCTATGTAAATACATATCTAACTGTAAAGCACACTTGAATTTAAAATTCGTATTAAAATGTTATTGCATTACGCTGCAACTGACGCTgcagttttctctttctgtaCCTCTGAAAAACAGACCGATTGGCTTTCTGTCTAAATAGTTtcacacaaatacatttttcttgcCTTTATACCTTTGTGTGTTAGGTGAACATGTTAACCGCTACACTATATATCAGAAAATAACACGGAACAAAATCTGACTCAAGCATACATTGCATTGATACACTGACaagttgtgtttttcttaaatGACTGCATCATtatcaaaaagtaaaaagttgctATATTCTGGGACATACGTTTGCTttagagtttttctttttagatgcGGGACTATTGGCTCCAGTGCTTTTCTTAAAACCAGTCTTCGCCTCACCCAAGACccgctgctgctcctcctctgATATACTCTACAGATGCACAGCAAATAAACCACACATAAGAAACActtccagtaaaaaaaaagaaaagtcatacaaacatgtaaacaatgtTTGAGACTTACACTGAGAAATCTGTTCATCTCAATTTCATACTCTTTTTTCCTCTGAAAGAAAATAGACAAAAAAATGTGACAATTTAGATAAGCTTGCTTTATTTATTGACTTTTTCCTCTCAGTTATTCATGATTCTCAAGTCACCTGTTCGCAGCGTTTTTGGTAGGCGTCCTTTTCACCCTGCTTTAGCAGCTTCCACCGCTGGCTACACATCACCATACGCTCTGTGCTGGGAACGTCCTTCATGCTCGACATCAGCTCCGCACAGAACATCGAGTAACCGTTTCTGAAAGCATTCAAACACCACATGTTAAAACCAAATATCTCACAAGGGCAGTGACCTACAAAAAACTCCTGCCTCAGATGTGTCAGGAGAGTATTTGTAGCCGTGACTCACGGAGGAGGTTTGTCAGGTCGGCCGTCAGATTTGTCCTTCAGGTGCCTCTCTGCCTTGGTCAGGGTGGACTTTACGATGTCTTCCTGGGTCATATTTAACTCCGGATGCTGTTGGATGTATTCACGCATCACCTCCTGGATGATTGCAAAAAAATCCCCACAgttaaaaatgattttcttttgtcatcTAAGGCAGCCACACACTCATTCTTGTCTCACCTCATACTGCTTCTGCTGTTCCAGCGACTTGGTGATCCATTTGAGCCTCTTTTTGTCAGAAAGCTGCGTCCACTGTTTGCCAAGACTATCTTTAATGTCTTTGGTGGTCGCCTGGGTGAGACacagaaaaagttaaaatcTCTGAAAGCAGCTAAAAAgttgcattctgttttttgCGCAGCTAAACTCACATCAGGGTGCAGCTTGAGGAAGGCTTTCTTTTCGTGGTTGTACCACAACTGTTGGGGCGTCTTGGGCTTCTCTGGTACATTTGAGCCTTTTTTGGCCATGCTCTCCACCAGGTCCGGATGCTCTTCCCTGTTTAGACgccattaaaaatgtattaaaagcaGGTATTACGCATTATAAGGCTTATGTGTTATGactagtttaaaaaaacatgaagtaGTAAATAATCTCACCTGAACTTCATCATACTTTGAACAAATGTTTCCTTATCTCGTAAGAAGTCGTCAACATATTTTTTCTGTAGTTATGAAAAGAAACGTTATTTTTCCAAGgatatttttagaaaaaaaaaaaaaaacaaaacatatgatGATCAAAACAGTGGTGGCGTTCGTCTTTGACTGACCTTCTTTTTATCAGGCAGTTCCCGATACTTCTTGGAGAGGATTTTAGTAAGGTCTAGG contains these protein-coding regions:
- the ubtf gene encoding nucleolar transcription factor 1, whose amino-acid sequence is MNGEMEATTQDQVWAQDDLLRLLEAMKVALPQKDLTKYKTSESHLDWQKVAFNSYTAEMCKQKWQEVSKEIRKFRTLTELIVDAQDYIKNPYKGKKIKKHPDFPKKPLTPYFRFFMEKRAKYAKLHPEMSNLDLTKILSKKYRELPDKKKKKYVDDFLRDKETFVQSMMKFREEHPDLVESMAKKGSNVPEKPKTPQQLWYNHEKKAFLKLHPDATTKDIKDSLGKQWTQLSDKKRLKWITKSLEQQKQYEEVMREYIQQHPELNMTQEDIVKSTLTKAERHLKDKSDGRPDKPPPNGYSMFCAELMSSMKDVPSTERMVMCSQRWKLLKQGEKDAYQKRCEQRKKEYEIEMNRFLSSISEEEQQRVLGEAKTGFKKSTGANSPASKKKNSKANANPEKPKRPISAMFIFAEEKRPKLQQERPELADSEITRLLARMWNELPDKKKEKFKRLESVLKAESEKKEKEDRSRLPDPPKNAQDIWQQSVIGDYLARFKNDRPKAQKAMEATWSTMEKKEKIMWIKKAAEDQKRYEREVSEMRSPAAAIASGKKMKFEGEPKKPPSNGYQKFSQEMLSNGELNHLPMKERMAEIGSRWQRLPLKDKDRYKKIAEEKQRQYKVQLEQWLASLSSQERNTYKEYNSQKRRTTAKPGGPKAKAKKSDTEEDEDDDDDEEDDDDDEQEKASSEGDSSSEEDEDEDDDDKEDDDDDDEEDEEDDEADDKENKSEDSSSESNSQGSSDSDSD